A single window of Agelaius phoeniceus isolate bAgePho1 chromosome 16, bAgePho1.hap1, whole genome shotgun sequence DNA harbors:
- the NDE1 gene encoding nuclear distribution protein nudE homolog 1: MEDSEGHHFSSVEEETKYWKELAMKYKQCAENTQEELREFQEGSREYEAELEAQLQQTESRNRDLLSENNRLRMELESVKEKIEMQHSEGYRQISALEDDLAQTRAIKEQLQKYIRELEQENDDLERAKRATIMSLEDFEQRLNQAIERNAFLESELDEKENLLESVQRLKDEARDLRQELAVQQKQEKPKTPMRAPLEAERTDTAVQASLSVPSTPAMRRTPISLPTPGTFRRGLEDSYGATPLTPAARISALNIVGDLLRKVGALESKLASCRNFVYDQSPNRPSVSMYMNRDVLETRLSPHQPLCDTGLVKRLEFGTRPSHVPGPVSHPSQSVVKMLL; encoded by the exons TGCTGAGAATAcccaggaggagctgcgtgAGTTCCAAGAGGGGAGCCGGGAGTACGAAGCTGAGCTggaggctcagctgcagcaaacAGAGTCCAGGAACAGAGACCTCCTGTCAGAAAACAACCGCctgaggatggagctggagtCAGTGAAG GAAAAGATTGAAATGCAGCATTCAGAAGGATACAGGCAAATCTCTGCACTGGAAGATGACTTGGCACAGACAAGAGCTATTAAAGAACAGCTTCAGAAATACATTCGAGAACTTGAGCAAGAAAATGATGATTTGGAAAGAGCAAAAAG AGCCACTATAATGTCCCTGGAGGATTTTGAGCAGCGTTTAAACCAGGCTATTGAAAGAAATGCTTTTCTGGAGAGTGAGCTGGATGAGAAAGAAAACCTGCTGGAGTCTGTGCAGCGCCTGAAAGATGAAGCTAGAG ATCTACGACAAGAGCTTGCAGTGCAGCAGAAACAGGAGAAGCCCAAAACACCAATGAGAGCTCCCCTGGAAGCAGAAAGAACAGACACTGCAGTTCAGGCCTCCTTATCTGTGCCCTCAACACCCGCAATGCGCCGCACACCCATCAGCCTTCCCACCCCTGGGACCTTTAGGAGAG GTCTTGAGGACAGTTATGGTGCAACCCCTCTCACACCAGCTGCAAGAATATCTGCACTTAATATTGTGGGAGACTTGCTGCGAAAAGTGGGG GCTTTGGAGTCCAAGCTTGCATCCTGCCGAAACTTTGTGTATGACCAGTCTCCAAACAGACCTTCAGTGTCCATGTACATGAACAGAGATGTCCTGGAAACACGCCTGAGTCCTCATCAGCCTCTGTGTGACACAGG GTTGGTGAAACGCCTGGAGTTTGGAACGCGGCCGTCACACGTTCCAGGACCCGTGAGCCATCCCTCACAAAGTGTTGTCAAGATGCTGCTATGA